The Bicyclus anynana chromosome 12, ilBicAnyn1.1, whole genome shotgun sequence genomic interval AAATGGATTGCGCTTCTGAATGTCACTTCTATATGGCCAGTAGCGGAGATGTTGTTGAAAGCCCCAACTATCCTCATAAATATTCACCCTTCAGCGACTGCAAATGGACACTCGAAGGTCCCCAGGGGCAAAATATCGTACTACAGTTCCAAGATTTTGAAACTGAAAAGTCTTTTGATACTGTTCAAATCTTAGTTGGTGGACGAACCGAAGACAAATCTGTTAATCTAGCTACACTATCAGGGAAACAAGatttatctaataaaatttaCGTATCTGCTTCTAACTTTATGATAATTAAATTTAGCTCCGATGGATCTGTAGAAAAGAAAGGATTCCGTGCTTCGTGGAAAACTGAATCTTCAAATTGTGGGGGCGTACTTAGAGCAACACCTCAGGGTCAAGTGTTAACCTCCCCTGGTTATCCAAATAGTTATCCTGGTGGTTTagaatgtatgtatattatcgAGGCACAGCCAGGCAGAATAGTTTCATTAGAAATTGACGATTTAGATTTAGAGATGAACAGAGACTATATTGTAATCAAAGACGGTAATATGCCATCAAGCCCTGTACTTGCAAGGTTAACTGGAGCTGGAGAAGACAATGAAAAAGTAGTTATATCTACTACTAATCATATGTATATGTACTTCCGTACTAGCCTCGGAGATTCTAAAAAGGGCTTCAATATGAGGTACTCACAAGGTTGTAGAGCGACTATAATAGCAGCAAATGGAACTTTTACTTCTCCAGCTTATGGCCTCAGTAATTACCCAAATAATCAGGAGTGTTTGTACAGAGTTAAGAATCCAAACGGTGGTCCACTCTCTCTTAAATTTGATGAATTCAATATTCATCCTTCTGACGTAGTTCAAGTTTTTGATGGATCAAGTCCAAGTGGATTACGACTACATTCAGAAAACGGATTTACAATCAAGCCGAGAATTACTTTAACTGCTTCAAGTGGCGAAATGCTCATACGCTTTATGTCTGACTCATTACACAATGGAGCTggttggaaagctacattttcagcaggtagtatatttattaaattcttatATGAATATAAATGGTTCGACTAACTTaacttaaacattatttttatcattttattcaGATTGCCCTCCTATAAAATCCGGAATTGGTGCGCTGGCATCTAACAGAGATACTGCTTTCGGGACAACAATAACATTTTCGTGTCCTATTGGCCAAGAGTTTGCTACTGGAAAATCACGAATCTCTACACAATGTTTAGATGGAGGAAATTGGTCCACCACATATATTCCAAGCTGTCAAggtaataattctttattttttattcctttaattgcaataaatattttgttttttgtttaactaATACTTTTATGTTTCAGAGGTTTATTGTGGCCCTGTACCTCAAATCGACAACGGATTTTCAATTGGATCTACTAATGTAACTTACCGTGGCGTGGCGACTTATCAGTGTTATGCAGGATTTGCATTCCCAACTGGACAGCCTATAGAGAGAATTTCTTGTCTTTCTGACGGTAGATGGGAAAGAACACCAACCTGTCTTGGTAAATTCAAATTTTcctcattaaaatttttttactatgaattaaaattgtatgcaaaaattaatcataaatCATCTTTTTCTTTTAGCGTCCCAATGTGTAGCTTTACCTGATGTATCACACGCCAATGTTACAATATTGAACGGTGGAGGTCGAAGCTATGGTACTATAGTACGATATGAATGTGAACCTGGATATGTTCGAACGGGTCAACCGGTGCTGCTTTGTATGAGTAACGGCACATGGTCTGGTGAAGTACCAACTTGTTCAAAAGCCTTATGTCCTGATTTCCCGGAGATTAAAAATGGATTCATTGTTGACCAAAGTAGATCATATATGTTCGGTGACGAAGCGCGTGTACAGTGTTATAAAGGTAAATCTCATAGATTTAAATTCTAACAGTAGGtatttcaatttcttaaaacaacatgaaaaaattacgaaaatttaATTAcgaactttactttacttttactttcAGGGTACAAAATAAATGGTCCTAGCATAATCAAATGTGGAGCTAACCAAGAATTTGATGCTACTCCAACTTGTGAAGATATTAACGAATGTATTAGCAGCCAATGTGACTCAACAACAACAGAGTGTAAAAATACACAAGGTGGATTTTACTGTCCTTGCCGGCCGGGCTTTACACCAAGTCTGGACTGCAGACCAGTTGGTGACTTGGGACTAATTAATGGTGCTATACCAGATGAGTCTATAACGACATCTGCATCCGAACCTGGATATCATAAGGGGGTAAgagatattgaaataaatacttagttCAGTTTATTGTATTatgattatatatattaaaatattacatattacaaTACATAATTGAACTTTTTGATCCGAATCAAATTTTGAACCTCTTCTTGTACTTTACAGATGATCCGGCTCAATAATGGAGGAGGATGGTGTGGAAATAATTTAGAAGCTGGTGCAAATTGGGTTCTTGTAGATTTAAGAGCACCTACAATTGTAAGGGGATTCCGAACAATGAGTGTTATGAGAGCAGATGCCAATATTGCTTTTACTTCGGCTATAAGAATccaatatacaaataatttgaCGGATGTGTTTAAAGACTATACAAATCCAGATGGAACAGCTGTAGAATTTCGCATATTAGAACCAACACTATCAGTACTAAACCTGCCCATGCCGATTGAAGCGCAATatgttaaattcaaaatacaagATTACGTGGGTGCTCCTTGCTTGAAGCTTGAAATTATGGGGTGTGCAAGACTTGATTGTATTGACATAAACGAGTGCAGTGAAAACAACGGTGGATGTGAACAAAAATGTATCAACTCGTAagtaaaaaatacgtttatttttattcgagTTGTTAAAGTTCTGAGTGTTCGAGTTTTATATGACCATCAAAATATTAccctatataataatataaatatttctctTTTAGGCCAGGAAGTTTCTCATGCTCATGTAATATTGGACATGAACTCTACTTTTCAAACGGAACAGCTGGATTTGCTATAGAAAAATCTGAAACTGGTGAAAGAGATGGTGATACATACCAAAGAAATAAATCATGTGTCCCAGTGATGTGTCCACCACTAGCTTCACCTGAAAATGGTCTGTTACTATCTACAAAATCTTCTTATCACTTCGGCGATATTGTTGAATTCCAGTGTGATTTCGGATATGTTATGTCTGGATTCTCTTCATTGCTTTGCACTTCAAGCGGATCGTGGAACGGTACAGCTCCCGAATGTCAATGTAAGTAAATTGcttatatttagttatatagAATTGGTActtatatttagttatattagtCTCGGTTTGATagtatactttatttaaaattttcataatagtttttatattaatctatgtaaaatgtttccttttcTAGATGCGCGTTGTGTTACTTTATCAGATGACAAAAATGATGGCTTGAAAATAATTAGAGAAGATCCTGAGAGTGTATTAGTACCCTATAGAGACAATGTTACCATAACTTGTGCATCACCAGGTCGTTTATTGAGAAATACTGCAACTGCTTACTTTAGACAATGTGTTTATGATCCGAAACCAGTGAGTATtacgaaaataattaatatttaaataaactaatcgtaaaaaaatattttttaaatgtatgtaacaACATACTTAGAAACACATATTATATGATCTAATATGATACATGTGACCTGATCTAATATGAtaacttacaataaaatttCTATTTCAGGGACTACCAGATTATTGGCTTTCCGGTGCCCAGCCCCAATGTCCTCGTAAAGATTGTGGCGTGCCAATGCCAACACCGGGAGCAGAATACGGCCAATATCTTGATACAAGATATCAAAGCTCTTTCTTTTTCGGATGCCAAAATACTTTTAAACTAGCAGGTCAAACAAGTAAACACGACAATGTAGTAAGATGTCAAGCAAATGGAATTTGGGACTTTGGTGACTTAAGGTGTGAAGGGCCTGTATGTGATGATCCAGGCCGACCAGCAGATGGCTATCAAATTTCTAAAAGCTATGAGCAAGGATCTGAGGTTTTGTTTGGCTGTTCAAGACctggttatattttaattaatccaAGACCTATTACCTGTATGCGGGAACCAGAATGTAAAGTTATCAAACCACTTGGTTTAGCTTCCGGAAGAATACCTGATTCAGCTATCAACGCTACCTCAGAAAGACCTAAttatgaagctaaaaatatcaGGCTTAATTCAGTTACTGGATGGTGTGGCAAACAAGAAGCATTCACTTATGTTAGTGTCGACTTAGGAAAAGTATACAGAGTCAAAGCTATTCTTGTTAAGGGTGTTGTGACATCTGATATTGTTGGTCGACCAACTGAAATAAGGTTCTTCTACAAACAAGCGGAAAATGAGAATTATGTGGTATATTTCCCCAACTTCAATCTTACAATGAGGGATCCTGGTAACTATGGAGAACTTGCGATGATCACATTGCCAAAATATGTGCAAGCAAGATTTGTTATATTGGGTATTGTTAGTTTTATGGACAATGCTTGTCTGAAATTCGAATTAATGGGTTGTGATGAACCTAAAGTAGAACCATTATTAGGTTATGACTACGGATATTCTCCTTGTGTTggtgagtatattgttttttttttaaattttgaactgTAAACTAtcgtacatttaatttaaaatttaccagtacattttgttgttaaataaataattttatttttattttagacaatGAGCCACCGGTCTTCCAAAACTGCCCTCAACATCCTATTGTCGTCCAGACAGACGTAAACGGAGGTCTGTTACCAGTCAACTTTACTGAACCAACTGCTACCGATAATACTGGTGCTATAGCAAGATTAGAAGTGACACCCCAACATTTTAAAACTCCAATCCAAGTTTTCCACAACATGGTTGTGCGATATGTAGCATTTGATTTTGATGGAAATGTTGCTATTTGCGAAGTGAACATTACTGTACCGGATTATACACCTCCTAGACTAAGCTGCCCACAAAGCTACGTTATAGAGCTAGTCGATAAACAAGACAATTATGCTGTGAACTTTAACGAAACTAGGAAAAGAATAAACGCAAGTGACGCTTCTGGAGAGGTATTCCTAAAGTTCGTCCCTGAAAGAGCAGTCATACCTATACGTGGCTATGAAAACGTTACTGTCATAGCATCTGATAAATATGGAAATAAAGCCCAATGTCATTTCCAGGTACGATAAATCATATTacaaatacatcatcatcatcatatcagccgatggacgtccactgcaggacataggccttttgtagggacttccaaacatcacgatactgagccgcctgcatccagcgaatccctgcgactcgcttgacaaatacataaaatacgtTAATTTTGAAGTAGAAGCTAATTTCTATTACTGttaaattttaggtatcagTGCAAGCCACACCTTGTGTCGATTGGGAGCTAATGCCACCAGCTCACGGATCTCTTAACTGTCTCCCTGGTGATAGGGGAATACAGTGCATTGCTACTTGCAGTCCTGGATTTAGGTTCACAGACGGAGAACCAGTCAAAACATTCGTATGTGAAACTAAACGTCAATGGGTCCCCACTGCTGTAGTACCTGACTGTGTTTCTGAAAGTAAGTTTATTTGTATAGCTTCAAATTTcactttattaatatattattaattattttaacttataatacaactaacaataatatacttattcGAATTTACTTTTTAGATACTGAACAAGCTGCATACCACGTTGTAGCAGGTGTACAATATCGAGCCCTTGGAGCTGTCTCAAATGCTTGCTTACCACAATACAAAGATCTTCTTGCTCAATATGATAGCATATTAAATGAACGTTTGTCCCAACGTTGTTCAGCCgtaaatgtcaatataaatgttaCCTTTATCAAAGCAATGCCTAGTCTACTTGATGAAAATGTAGTGAAAATGGACTTTGTTTTGGCTATAACTCCTGCCATAAGGCAAACACAGTTATATGATCTTTGTGGTTCTACACTAAAtcttatttttgatttatctGTGCCATATGCAAGTGCACTTATTGAACCAGTATTAAACGTATCTTCTATTGGAAATCAGTGTCCTCCTTTAAGAGCAATTAGAAGTTCAATTTCACGAGGATTTACTTGTACCGTTGGTGAAGTACTTAATATGGATACTAATGATGTGCCTAGATGCCGTAagtattttttctatttatctCTAACTATCCAAAGCGAATGATTgtgtataataatgaaaaactaTTGTTTTATTGTAGTGCACTGTCCTGCTGGAACTTATGCtggtgaaaaacaaaaaagttgtaCCATGTGTCCGCGAGGATATTTCCAGAACCAAGCGCGGCAAGGCTCATGTCTGAAATGTCCCCAAGGAACGTTTACCAGGGAAGAAGGTTCAAAAGACTTAAACGACTGCGTACCTGTGTGTGGCTATGGAACATACTCTCCAACAGGATTAGTTCCGTGCTTAGAATGCCCTCGTAATAGTTATACAAGTGAACCACCTCTAGGAGGATTTAAAGACTGTCAAGCTTGTCCTGTCAATACATTTACTTATCAACCAGCAGCTTCTGGAAAAGATAAATGTAGAGCTAAGTGTGCACCTGGAACGTATTCACCCACTGGTTTGGCTCCATGCTCTCAATGTCCGAGGAATTTCTATCAAAACGTAGTGGGAAGTACATTATGTATGGAATGTCCAACAAATATGAAAACTGTTAGCACAGGTGCTACAGGATTAGAAGAATGTTTGCCAGTGGAATGTTCTAATAGTGCTTGTCAACATGGTGGACTCTGTGTACCGAAAGGTCACGGTGTTCAATGTTACTGCCCAGCTGGATTTTCGGGACGTAGGTGTGAAATAGATATTGACGAGTGCGAAAGCCAACCTTGTTACAACGGAGGTACTTGCATTGATCTTCCTCAAGGATACAGGTGCTCATGTCTTACGGGGTATGGTGGTATCAACTGTCAAGAAGAAAGATCTGACTGTAGAAATGATACATGCCCAGAGCGCGCCATGTGTAAAGACGAACCAGGCTTTAATAATTTCACATGTTTATGTAGGTCTGGTTACACTGGCATTGATTGCGATATTACGGTAAGgttctttattttattcagataaatgttaaatttaataaacaagtgtatttatcttatttaattctaaaataaattttaatatcatttttatttttagattgatCCCTGTTCGGCTAATGGAAATCCATGCAAAAATGGTGCTACTTGCACAGCATTACAACAAGGGagatataaatgcgaatgtttgCCAGGTTGGGAAGGCCAGTTATGTGAACAAAACACCGACGACTGTATTGAAAAACCATGTTTACTGGGCGCGCCTTGTACTGATTTAGTAAATGACTTTAGTTGTTCATGCCCACCAGGCTTTACCGGAAAACGTTGCCATGAAAAAATAGATCTCTGCTCTAATGGTCCATGTAAACACGGAATCTGCGTTgacaaattatttatacataaatgtgtTTGTGATCCTGGTTGGTCGGGACCTTCCTGTGATATCAATATAAATGAATGTCTTATATCACCCTGTGAAAATGGAGGTCGCTGTATCGATGGTGTCGACGACTTCACTTGCAGTTGTGAAGCTGGGTATACTGGCAAACGGTGTCAGCATACTATTGACGATTGTGCTTCCGAACCTTGTCAGAACGGTGCTACTTGTTCAGACCAAATAGATGGATTCACATGCAAATGCCGACCAGGTTTTATAGGACTTCAATGCGAAACGGCTATTGACGAATGCTTGACTGAACCATGCAACCCAGCAGGAACTGTTCGCTGCATAGACTTGGACAACAAATATCAATGTGTATGTCGGGAAGGTTTTACAGGAGAAATGTGCGAAACTAATATTGATGATTGTGCATCAGATCCATGCTATAACGGTGGTTCTTGCAAAGATGAAATCGGAGGTTACAAATGTGGTTGTCAACCTGGATGGACTGGCAAACGTTGTGAACGTGACATTGGGAATTGCGTTAATTTACCTTGCCAGAACAATGCTCGATGCATTGATCTTTTCCAAGACTATTTCTGCGTGTAAGTATtctttaaattaactttaacttCGTTTATTATATGGTCGCTAATccacattaataatatttatttacttgttttttttttgttacaggtGTCCTAGTGGAACAGACGGAAAGCAATGTGAAACTGCACCAGAACGTTGTATTGGTAGCCCATGCATGCATGGTGGAAAGTGTCAAGATTATGGTTCCGGCCTTAACTGTACTTGTTCACAAGATTACACAGGTATTGGCTGCCAATATGAATTCGACGCTTGTGAGGCAGGACTCTGTGAAAATGGCGCTACATGTATAGACGAAGGGGACGATTACACATGCACCTGTGCCCCTGGATTTACAGGAAAGAATTGCAATGAAGATATCATCGATTGTAAAGAAAATTCGTGCCCTCCGTCAGCAACCTGTATTGATTTACCTGGACGATTTTATTGCCAATGTCCATTCAATTTAACTGGTGACGACTGTAGAAAAAGTAAGCATTtatcatatatttaaaatcactAATACTCTTTTATACACTTATTAActttgaatacatttttttacagctaTCAGCGTAGATTATGATCTATATTTCAGTGATCCATTACGCTCTAGCGCTGCTCAAGTAGTACCATTTAGTACAGGATCTGCTGATAGTCTTACTGTTGGAATGTGGGTTCAATATACACAACAAGATGAAGGTGGTATTTTCTTCACAGCCTACGGTGTAAGGTACGTGTAATCGATCACTTTCATATAAATGCTACTACGTGGACGTGTAAATGgcttacatttaaaattaatttctttttcagTAATTCACATATCGCACTTAACAGAAGAACAATCATACAAGCCCATTCCAATGGTGTCCAAGTATCTATTTTCCCTGAACTTCAAGATGTATATTTAAGCTTTGGGGAATTTGCCACTGTTAACGACGGTCAGTGGCATCATGTTGCTTTAGTGTGGGATGGAAGCAACGGAGGTGAATTGACTCTTATCACTGAAGGTTTAATTGCCAGTAAACTAGAAGGTTATGGCAGTGGGAAAACACTACCGCAATAGTAAGTCGGACTACATTTGTTTTTAGTAATGTatagtttttttgtaataatatttattcttataTTTGTGTATAATCTATTTTACAGTATGTGGGTAACTCtgggaaaacctcaatcggacaATCCAAAAGCTTATACTGAAGCGGGCTTCCAAGGACATTTAACAAAAGTACAAATTTGGAATAGAGCACTTGACGTAactaatgaaatacaaaaacaaGTACGCGACTGCAGGACCGAACCAGTCTTATACAACGGCCTGGTGCTCACTTGGGCAGGGTACGATGATACTATTGGTGGAGTAGAAAGAATCGTACCATCGCATTGTGGACAAAGGGTTTGTCCAAACGGCTATACCGGTGCTAAATGCCAACAACTTCAAGTTGACAAGGAACCACCAAGAGTTGATCGCTGTCCAGGTGATCTGTGGATTATAGCAAGCAACGGATCAACAATTGTAAATTGGGACATGCCTGTATTTAGTGATAACGTTGGTGTTGCGAAAGTAGTAGAGAAATCAGGACATAAACCTGGTCAAAACCTTGCCTGGGGAGTATATGATATTGCCTACATTGCTTACGATAACGCAGGAAATGCTGCTACCTGTACATTCAAAGTAACCGTATTGTGTAAGTATTACTTTTCAATTCTAAAATTCCTTAAAATCGTAATAGTTTTCTTAGGATGCCACAGTATATTGTTTTCAAACTGACATCAGTTTGTTCACCAcccaaaataaatttaaattattgtgatACTGAATTTTAGGAAGCTCTGATTGTTTGTTCGAGTATtactaaaactaatattttaatttaatgattgTTTTGCTTTATTTACAGTTGAATTCTGTCCACCTTTACCTGATCCGCTGGGAGGATATCAATCTTGCCGGGACTGGGGTGCTGGTGGTCAATTCAAAGTATGTGAAATCGCCTGCCGAGATGGCTTAAGATTCTCACAACCAGTGCCACCTTTCTACACTTGTGGAGCTGAAGGCTTCTGGCGTCCTACAACTGATCCAACATTACCGCTCGTGTATCCAGCTTGTTCCCGTATGTTAAAGTTGACTTATAATTTTCTTACtatattgtaaaatggtgaattgttatttaaagaaaattattgtaTGTTTACAGCTGCTTCTCCTGCACAACGTGTCTTCAAAATATCAATGCAGTTCCCAAGTTCGGTCCTATGTAACGATGCTGGACAAGGTGTACTCAGACAGAAAGTCCGAAGTGCTATTAACCAACTTAACAGAGATTGGAACTTCTGCTCTTATGCTGTCGatggtaattataattataatatttctgcaaatgtagaaaaaagtgagatataaatatttcaacatAACATTAGCCGTATAAATGATAAATCATGTCCAAGCTTAActgtgtgtttttattattgcaaAGGTACCCGCGAATGCAAAGAACTGGATATCAACGTAAAATGTGATCACCGAGGAAACTCACGTCAAACAAGACAAGTATCATCACCACCAACTGCAACATCCAAGGACACATATGTGCTAGATGCTATAATACCAGTCGAAGAGTAAGTATAACTGTTCCTAATCAATCATTAGATGAGTAAAAATAAGTAGTTTGTTTTAGAATCACTTACAATATAGGAAACGGAAAATAGTACAGTAGGTGTTGGTATAGTTGGTGAAATACGGAATTCTATCTTTAGTGCACTACTAAATCATATAATACTTTATTATCGCAAAACCATTGTAGCGGATCACTATCcaattttgtttataacttAAGCACTAGATCACTTCGTTAATAACAAAGTGAGCATGGTTCTTTGGAAACACTTTTGCATGAATTTTATTTCGCACCTAGGACAAGGAGCAGTCGGGAGGGCCGTCAAATAGGAGACACATACAGTATTGACATCTCCTTCCCAGCGGTTATGTAAGTAATCTTCACTTTGCACAATTGCACTACATATTTCAAACTTAGACAACTAAGGGGGTTATTACTTGGAATTTGAAATCTTCGACCGGCGTTGACGCAAATATAATTGTATTCAAACGTGTTGCATTATCGTCACTAGTTGCTTAATTAATTCGCATGACAATAAACTTTGTGAATTACATTTACTGTAAtactaatttgaaattttatattttagcgaCCCAGTAATCCATAACGGTAACAACGAACGCTCTACTGTAAAACGATTACTGGAGAAACTAATTCTCGAAGACGAACAATTTGATGTACGAAACATTTTGCCGAACACCGTCCCAGACCCGGCTAGCTTGAAACTGGAGTCAGATTATGCCTGTCCCATGGGACAGGTGGTCATGGCCCCAGATTGTGgtaagtgttttatttattgtattagtgTGCTCCTTACTCTTTAGACTAAGAATGATAGTAGTTTATGTTTACTCGTATTCTATGTGTCCATTATATTATTTCAGTTTATATCAATAATGGTACAAAGACATCAATTGCTCTGAACTTACTACTTAACATTACAAATAAGTTCGACTGTATTAATCACGACAACGTTTGTTGCAGTATCTTGCGCTGTGGGCACTTTCCTCGATTCGGCAAGCGATTCCTGCAAACCATGTCCAACTGGCACGTACCAATCTGAAGCTGGTCAGTTACAGTGCACGCCTTGTCCAGCTATTGCCGGTCAGTCAGGAGTCACCCAAGCCTCTGGTGCCAGAAGTGCAGCTGATTGCAAAGGTTAGATATATTCATATACTTATTTTTTGCATTCCATTGTATCAATTGTGTACAATTAATAGTATCTACAACTGTGCTCTAATACCTGAATAATCTGACTATAActgtaaatacatattatatccaATTGCTAAATTTTCATCAATCCGTTTGTTAACTTAACGCGTAAAATTGCTCTTGGCGTTTAAAATGACAAGGATCGAGTATCAGAtcaaaatttaactttataatatcgGTTTTTAACTAATCGCATTTTTATCCCATCTAGAACGGTGTGCTGCTGGTAAATATTATGATGCTGAGGCAGATCTGTGTAGACCATGCGGTCATGGTTC includes:
- the LOC112049762 gene encoding uncharacterized protein LOC112049762 isoform X1 is translated as MLIRCRAALSVVVLLLLAAPSFSESNLFTCPNGWELKGLHCYKFFNIRHSWEKAAELCRRYGSELIVIDSYTENNMTANLVPSSPSNNHYWLGLATVDDLRTNTLESAAGALVSQYAGFWDLKQPNPKEGECVDVHVTSDSQSWELTTCETLLPFMCRATACPAGTFHCSNGRCINAAFKCDKQDDCGDASDEMDCASECHFYMASSGDVVESPNYPHKYSPFSDCKWTLEGPQGQNIVLQFQDFETEKSFDTVQILVGGRTEDKSVNLATLSGKQDLSNKIYVSASNFMIIKFSSDGSVEKKGFRASWKTESSNCGGVLRATPQGQVLTSPGYPNSYPGGLECMYIIEAQPGRIVSLEIDDLDLEMNRDYIVIKDGNMPSSPVLARLTGAGEDNEKVVISTTNHMYMYFRTSLGDSKKGFNMRYSQGCRATIIAANGTFTSPAYGLSNYPNNQECLYRVKNPNGGPLSLKFDEFNIHPSDVVQVFDGSSPSGLRLHSENGFTIKPRITLTASSGEMLIRFMSDSLHNGAGWKATFSADCPPIKSGIGALASNRDTAFGTTITFSCPIGQEFATGKSRISTQCLDGGNWSTTYIPSCQEVYCGPVPQIDNGFSIGSTNVTYRGVATYQCYAGFAFPTGQPIERISCLSDGRWERTPTCLASQCVALPDVSHANVTILNGGGRSYGTIVRYECEPGYVRTGQPVLLCMSNGTWSGEVPTCSKALCPDFPEIKNGFIVDQSRSYMFGDEARVQCYKGYKINGPSIIKCGANQEFDATPTCEDINECISSQCDSTTTECKNTQGGFYCPCRPGFTPSLDCRPVGDLGLINGAIPDESITTSASEPGYHKGMIRLNNGGGWCGNNLEAGANWVLVDLRAPTIVRGFRTMSVMRADANIAFTSAIRIQYTNNLTDVFKDYTNPDGTAVEFRILEPTLSVLNLPMPIEAQYVKFKIQDYVGAPCLKLEIMGCARLDCIDINECSENNGGCEQKCINSPGSFSCSCNIGHELYFSNGTAGFAIEKSETGERDGDTYQRNKSCVPVMCPPLASPENGLLLSTKSSYHFGDIVEFQCDFGYVMSGFSSLLCTSSGSWNGTAPECQYARCVTLSDDKNDGLKIIREDPESVLVPYRDNVTITCASPGRLLRNTATAYFRQCVYDPKPGLPDYWLSGAQPQCPRKDCGVPMPTPGAEYGQYLDTRYQSSFFFGCQNTFKLAGQTSKHDNVVRCQANGIWDFGDLRCEGPVCDDPGRPADGYQISKSYEQGSEVLFGCSRPGYILINPRPITCMREPECKVIKPLGLASGRIPDSAINATSERPNYEAKNIRLNSVTGWCGKQEAFTYVSVDLGKVYRVKAILVKGVVTSDIVGRPTEIRFFYKQAENENYVVYFPNFNLTMRDPGNYGELAMITLPKYVQARFVILGIVSFMDNACLKFELMGCDEPKVEPLLGYDYGYSPCVDNEPPVFQNCPQHPIVVQTDVNGGLLPVNFTEPTATDNTGAIARLEVTPQHFKTPIQVFHNMVVRYVAFDFDGNVAICEVNITVPDYTPPRLSCPQSYVIELVDKQDNYAVNFNETRKRINASDASGEVFLKFVPERAVIPIRGYENVTVIASDKYGNKAQCHFQVSVQATPCVDWELMPPAHGSLNCLPGDRGIQCIATCSPGFRFTDGEPVKTFVCETKRQWVPTAVVPDCVSENTEQAAYHVVAGVQYRALGAVSNACLPQYKDLLAQYDSILNERLSQRCSAVNVNINVTFIKAMPSLLDENVVKMDFVLAITPAIRQTQLYDLCGSTLNLIFDLSVPYASALIEPVLNVSSIGNQCPPLRAIRSSISRGFTCTVGEVLNMDTNDVPRCLHCPAGTYAGEKQKSCTMCPRGYFQNQARQGSCLKCPQGTFTREEGSKDLNDCVPVCGYGTYSPTGLVPCLECPRNSYTSEPPLGGFKDCQACPVNTFTYQPAASGKDKCRAKCAPGTYSPTGLAPCSQCPRNFYQNVVGSTLCMECPTNMKTVSTGATGLEECLPVECSNSACQHGGLCVPKGHGVQCYCPAGFSGRRCEIDIDECESQPCYNGGTCIDLPQGYRCSCLTGYGGINCQEERSDCRNDTCPERAMCKDEPGFNNFTCLCRSGYTGIDCDITIDPCSANGNPCKNGATCTALQQGRYKCECLPGWEGQLCEQNTDDCIEKPCLLGAPCTDLVNDFSCSCPPGFTGKRCHEKIDLCSNGPCKHGICVDKLFIHKCVCDPGWSGPSCDININECLISPCENGGRCIDGVDDFTCSCEAGYTGKRCQHTIDDCASEPCQNGATCSDQIDGFTCKCRPGFIGLQCETAIDECLTEPCNPAGTVRCIDLDNKYQCVCREGFTGEMCETNIDDCASDPCYNGGSCKDEIGGYKCGCQPGWTGKRCERDIGNCVNLPCQNNARCIDLFQDYFCVCPSGTDGKQCETAPERCIGSPCMHGGKCQDYGSGLNCTCSQDYTGIGCQYEFDACEAGLCENGATCIDEGDDYTCTCAPGFTGKNCNEDIIDCKENSCPPSATCIDLPGRFYCQCPFNLTGDDCRKTISVDYDLYFSDPLRSSAAQVVPFSTGSADSLTVGMWVQYTQQDEGGIFFTAYGVSNSHIALNRRTIIQAHSNGVQVSIFPELQDVYLSFGEFATVNDGQWHHVALVWDGSNGGELTLITEGLIASKLEGYGSGKTLPQYMWVTLGKPQSDNPKAYTEAGFQGHLTKVQIWNRALDVTNEIQKQVRDCRTEPVLYNGLVLTWAGYDDTIGGVERIVPSHCGQRVCPNGYTGAKCQQLQVDKEPPRVDRCPGDLWIIASNGSTIVNWDMPVFSDNVGVAKVVEKSGHKPGQNLAWGVYDIAYIAYDNAGNAATCTFKVTVLFEFCPPLPDPLGGYQSCRDWGAGGQFKVCEIACRDGLRFSQPVPPFYTCGAEGFWRPTTDPTLPLVYPACSPASPAQRVFKISMQFPSSVLCNDAGQGVLRQKVRSAINQLNRDWNFCSYAVDGTRECKELDINVKCDHRGNSRQTRQVSSPPTATSKDTYVLDAIIPVEETRSSREGRQIGDTYSIDISFPAVIDPVIHNGNNERSTVKRLLEKLILEDEQFDVRNILPNTVPDPASLKLESDYACPMGQVVMAPDCVSCAVGTFLDSASDSCKPCPTGTYQSEAGQLQCTPCPAIAGQSGVTQASGARSAADCKERCAAGKYYDAEADLCRPCGHGSYQPREGAFSCIACPRGQTTRATEAVSAAECRDDCPSGEQLASDGGCEPCPRGTWRATGSGASCAPCPPGTTTPHPGAASPDQCSLPVCKPGSYLNVTLNTCIQCRKGTYQSETQQTLCIPCPINTSTRGPGAVSESDCTNPCEMSGPNKHCDTNAYCLLIPETSEFKCRCKPGFNGTGEYCTDVCDDFCDNGGECVKDQRGEPSCRCTGSFTGRHCRDKSEFAYIASGVAGGVIFIIFLVLLVWMICARSSKKREPKKTLTPAIDQNGSQVNFYYGAHTPYAESIAPSHHSTYAHYYDDEEDGWEMPNFYNETYMKESLHNGMNGKMNSLARSNASIYGTKEDLYDRLKRHAYPGKKDKSDSDSEGQ